The following are from one region of the Candidatus Zixiibacteriota bacterium genome:
- a CDS encoding DUF5723 family protein has product MVVRSFVPAPLSRIIKGIILAIILLLLWADTSAPLGLSNARSLGLGGAYTALARGNEAPLWNPANLSFIDNRGFSLNLFSLGAFVENNAFSLKNYNAYNGKFWDDQDKDNILSLVPSSGLNLNAQAEASALGLSIGSFSLVSYALGVSDLSFPKDPFELLLVGNQMNDTVSLKGTSGEAYAYAALSFSFGKSILRKGEKEIGIGVNLKYLQGIVYQKVMKASGEVRIQETGMEGQSDLILNSAMGGKGYGLDLGIAAKLNRKWTVGLFFSNPISRIKWDRKTEERGYQFQIDSLNLSNSGNDSVFLSEDYQKDIDPFITHLPLTAKAGISYQAKKILIAFDWEQGFENGPGVSKTPRLSLGTEIKFLSFLPLRTGLSLGGREGFSLSGGFGLDFGLIFLDLGIVNKNALLPNNSKGVGLSLDCGLRF; this is encoded by the coding sequence ATGGTGGTTAGAAGCTTTGTGCCGGCACCATTGAGCAGGATTATAAAAGGAATTATTCTGGCTATTATTCTTCTCCTTTTGTGGGCTGATACTTCAGCCCCTCTGGGTTTATCCAATGCCCGGAGCCTGGGTTTAGGAGGAGCATATACGGCTTTAGCCAGAGGAAATGAGGCTCCTCTGTGGAACCCGGCAAATCTGTCTTTTATAGACAACCGCGGCTTCAGCCTAAACCTTTTTTCCCTGGGTGCCTTTGTAGAGAATAATGCCTTCAGCTTGAAAAATTACAATGCCTATAATGGTAAATTCTGGGATGATCAGGATAAAGATAATATTTTGAGTCTGGTTCCATCCTCCGGTTTGAATCTGAATGCTCAGGCAGAAGCATCCGCTCTGGGACTGTCAATCGGCTCTTTCTCTTTAGTGAGTTATGCCTTGGGTGTTTCAGATCTGAGTTTCCCAAAAGATCCATTTGAACTTCTCCTTGTCGGGAATCAGATGAACGATACGGTCAGCCTGAAAGGAACTTCTGGTGAAGCCTATGCTTATGCTGCTCTATCTTTCTCTTTTGGCAAATCAATTTTACGAAAAGGGGAAAAAGAAATCGGTATAGGGGTAAACTTGAAATATCTGCAAGGCATAGTTTACCAGAAGGTAATGAAAGCTTCTGGCGAAGTAAGAATTCAGGAAACCGGGATGGAAGGCCAGTCCGACCTTATCCTTAATTCAGCTATGGGAGGAAAAGGTTATGGTCTGGATTTAGGAATTGCTGCAAAGCTGAATAGAAAATGGACGGTTGGTTTATTCTTTTCAAATCCAATCAGCCGGATCAAATGGGATAGGAAAACCGAGGAGCGAGGTTACCAGTTTCAGATAGACTCGCTCAACCTTTCCAATTCGGGAAACGATTCTGTGTTTTTAAGTGAAGATTACCAAAAAGACATTGACCCTTTTATTACCCACTTACCTTTAACAGCTAAAGCAGGTATTTCTTATCAGGCAAAAAAGATTCTGATAGCCTTTGATTGGGAGCAGGGTTTTGAAAACGGACCTGGAGTTTCAAAAACTCCTCGGCTTTCCTTGGGAACCGAGATAAAGTTCCTGAGTTTTTTACCTTTGAGAACAGGCCTCTCTTTAGGTGGCAGAGAAGGCTTCTC
- a CDS encoding acyl-CoA dehydratase activase: MDRKHYLGIDIGSVSVKIVLLSPEGREGNSKQILYHSYTRGEGQPFKVLLAELQKLFSDFGSIGQSFDPKEITGVATTGTGGKLAAELLGGRFINEVISQVKATSLLHPEVRTVIEMGGEDSKLLLLKEDSKSGSLLLEDFSMNTLCAAGTGSFLDQQAKRLKINIEDEFGQLALKSKNPPRIAGRCSVFAKSDMIHLQQIATPDYDIVAGLCYAMARNFKSSIAQGKKLKKKVSFQGGVAANAGMVKAFQDVFELAEGELVIPEFYAEMGAIGAALSIFEDKTGTNGFKDLAYLKSYLSTPKIQKGKEKLYFNNPETKYYSLTQGFEVPEGKEIPAYLGIDVGSLSTNVVVIDENKKVLSRRYLMTEGRPIEAVRRGLEEVGNEVRDKVKILGVGTTGSGRYLTGDFVGADIVYNEITAQARAAVEFDPSVDTIFEIGGQDSKYISLDNGIIVDFEMNKVCAAGTGSFLQEQAEKLNIKIEEEFGKLALQADSPVNCGERCTVFMESDLNAHQQSGIPKDDLVAGLAYSIVYNYLNKVVGKKKIGKRIFFQGGVAWNKSVVAAFEKVLGKKIIVPPHHDVTGAIGVAILAQESNESERSNFKGFDLSKKHYQIETFECQDCANHCEIKKVLVEDQKPLYYGSRCEKYDVEKKSSKKSELPDLFEERERILFTLHREYAAQVEKKGKIGIPRALFFYEFFPFWATLFENLGYEVVLSDKTNKRIIRQGVETVLAETCYPIKVAHGHVQNLFEKRVDYILFPSLINLKKEQPDMETYCCPYVQALPYILKATYDFKARGTKFLSAPVHFQKGRTALLKELDKLCQDLKIGKLKLRKAFKKAEDCQEEFYRRIRLRGEEILKDLKGQKAMVVVGRPYNTCDPFLSLELSKKLRELKCTALPLDFVPLKSPLDNYVMPNMYWKYGQKILAASEFIKNTPGIFPVYVTNFGCGPDSFILHFFKSNLGRKPFLQLELDEHSADAGIVTRCEAFLDSLKGYREEESKAPVQAPYIFTNGNKKVLYIPYMAEHAFALRSAFRACGMKAEVIPESDEKTLVLGRKYTSGKECYPCVLTTGDIVKLVQSQDFDKENSIIFMPQADGPCRFGQYQNLQRMILDELGYRDVSICSPHSKDSYDQILNLDDRFKRTAWRGLVAVDLLNKLLWKTRPYEINPGDSEKAYWECLNKTCSAIEKKGDLEKLTQNIHEIFAKVKTSSDGKKPLIGVVGEIYIRTNRFSNHDLVKKIEKLGGEVRVAPMAEWFFYTNFMYKKKTLSEKKYGEYLKAFLKDRVQRKDEEFFYENLRGVLEGEHELPVEKILELASPYLHYSFGGEAILSVGKSIDFIKKGFCGVINTMPFTCMPGTVVSAISKKIREEYHNFPWLDIAYEGLEDVSELTRLEAFMYQAKEMLKKSKT, translated from the coding sequence ATGGATAGAAAGCATTATTTAGGGATAGACATAGGCTCGGTTTCGGTTAAGATCGTCCTTCTGTCCCCAGAAGGACGTGAGGGCAATTCAAAACAAATCCTTTACCATTCCTACACCCGGGGCGAGGGGCAGCCGTTTAAGGTTCTTTTAGCTGAACTACAAAAATTATTTTCCGATTTTGGATCCATAGGACAAAGTTTCGACCCAAAGGAAATAACCGGGGTCGCAACTACCGGAACAGGGGGGAAGCTGGCGGCGGAACTTTTAGGGGGCAGGTTTATCAATGAGGTTATCTCTCAGGTCAAAGCCACTTCGTTACTTCATCCAGAAGTAAGAACAGTAATCGAAATGGGAGGGGAGGACTCCAAGCTTCTTTTGTTGAAGGAAGACAGCAAGAGCGGGTCTCTGCTTTTAGAAGATTTCTCAATGAATACCCTGTGTGCGGCTGGGACTGGCTCCTTTTTAGACCAGCAGGCTAAGAGACTCAAGATAAATATCGAAGACGAATTTGGACAGTTAGCCCTGAAGTCTAAAAATCCACCCAGAATAGCCGGTAGATGCAGTGTCTTTGCCAAATCTGATATGATTCATCTTCAGCAGATAGCCACCCCGGATTATGATATTGTTGCAGGGTTATGTTATGCTATGGCGAGGAATTTCAAATCAAGCATTGCGCAGGGTAAAAAACTAAAAAAGAAGGTCTCGTTCCAGGGTGGTGTAGCAGCTAATGCCGGGATGGTGAAAGCTTTCCAGGACGTATTTGAACTCGCCGAAGGCGAGCTGGTGATCCCTGAATTTTATGCGGAGATGGGCGCAATAGGTGCGGCTCTGAGTATTTTTGAAGATAAAACAGGAACAAACGGTTTCAAAGATTTGGCTTACCTCAAGTCATACCTCTCTACTCCTAAGATTCAAAAAGGAAAAGAAAAACTTTATTTCAATAATCCTGAGACAAAATATTATTCACTCACTCAGGGCTTTGAGGTTCCAGAAGGTAAAGAAATACCAGCTTACTTAGGCATAGATGTAGGCTCATTATCCACCAACGTAGTGGTCATCGACGAAAACAAGAAGGTGCTTTCCAGAAGGTATCTGATGACTGAAGGAAGGCCGATCGAAGCGGTGAGAAGAGGACTGGAAGAGGTCGGGAATGAGGTGAGGGATAAAGTAAAAATCTTAGGAGTGGGGACAACCGGTTCAGGGAGATACCTGACCGGTGATTTCGTGGGTGCAGACATCGTCTATAACGAGATAACCGCCCAGGCAAGAGCGGCTGTCGAGTTTGATCCTTCAGTGGATACCATCTTTGAGATAGGGGGACAAGACTCTAAATATATAAGCTTAGATAATGGAATCATCGTCGATTTCGAGATGAACAAAGTATGCGCAGCAGGAACTGGCTCATTTCTTCAGGAGCAGGCAGAGAAGTTAAACATAAAGATCGAAGAGGAGTTCGGGAAATTAGCTCTGCAGGCTGATTCTCCGGTGAACTGCGGGGAGAGATGCACCGTCTTTATGGAATCTGATTTGAATGCCCATCAGCAGTCAGGGATTCCTAAAGATGATTTGGTGGCTGGGCTGGCATATTCCATCGTTTACAATTACTTGAATAAGGTAGTTGGCAAGAAAAAAATAGGAAAAAGGATCTTCTTTCAGGGAGGGGTTGCCTGGAATAAGAGTGTGGTGGCGGCTTTTGAAAAAGTCTTAGGTAAAAAGATAATTGTTCCGCCTCATCATGATGTCACTGGTGCTATCGGAGTAGCTATCTTAGCCCAGGAGAGTAACGAGTCTGAAAGGAGTAATTTCAAAGGGTTTGATCTTTCAAAGAAGCATTACCAGATCGAAACCTTTGAATGTCAGGATTGTGCTAATCATTGTGAGATCAAGAAAGTCTTGGTGGAAGACCAAAAGCCTCTTTACTACGGAAGCAGGTGCGAAAAATATGATGTGGAGAAAAAGAGCTCTAAGAAATCAGAATTACCAGACCTGTTCGAGGAAAGGGAGAGAATTCTTTTCACACTGCATCGGGAGTACGCTGCTCAAGTTGAGAAAAAAGGTAAGATAGGTATTCCCAGGGCTCTTTTCTTTTATGAATTCTTCCCCTTCTGGGCAACTCTTTTTGAGAACTTAGGGTATGAGGTGGTCCTTTCTGACAAAACCAACAAACGGATTATCCGTCAGGGAGTTGAAACGGTCTTAGCCGAGACCTGTTACCCGATAAAGGTTGCTCACGGACACGTTCAAAACCTTTTCGAGAAGAGAGTAGATTATATCCTCTTTCCCAGCCTGATCAACCTGAAAAAAGAGCAGCCGGATATGGAGACTTACTGCTGTCCCTACGTTCAAGCCCTTCCATACATTCTCAAAGCCACTTATGATTTCAAAGCCAGAGGTACTAAGTTCCTTTCTGCGCCGGTTCACTTTCAAAAAGGGAGGACTGCTTTACTAAAAGAGCTGGATAAATTATGCCAGGATTTAAAGATCGGTAAATTAAAACTCAGGAAAGCATTCAAGAAGGCTGAGGATTGTCAGGAGGAATTCTACAGGAGAATCCGTTTAAGAGGGGAGGAGATTTTGAAGGATTTAAAGGGGCAGAAAGCAATGGTGGTGGTAGGCAGGCCTTATAATACCTGTGATCCTTTCTTAAGTTTAGAGCTTTCTAAGAAACTAAGAGAATTGAAATGTACTGCTCTGCCTCTGGATTTCGTTCCTTTGAAGTCTCCCTTAGACAATTATGTAATGCCGAATATGTACTGGAAATACGGGCAGAAAATCTTAGCAGCATCCGAATTTATCAAGAACACTCCAGGCATTTTCCCCGTATATGTGACAAATTTCGGATGTGGGCCGGATTCTTTTATCCTTCATTTTTTCAAATCTAACCTCGGCCGAAAACCTTTTCTGCAGTTAGAATTAGACGAACATTCTGCGGATGCCGGAATTGTAACCCGGTGTGAGGCATTCTTAGACAGTCTCAAAGGCTACAGGGAAGAGGAAAGCAAAGCTCCAGTGCAAGCGCCTTATATCTTCACAAATGGTAATAAAAAAGTTCTCTACATCCCTTATATGGCTGAGCATGCCTTTGCTTTAAGAAGCGCCTTCAGAGCATGCGGTATGAAAGCTGAGGTTATACCGGAGTCAGATGAGAAAACCCTGGTCCTGGGAAGGAAATATACTTCCGGCAAGGAATGTTACCCCTGCGTTCTGACCACAGGAGACATTGTCAAATTAGTCCAGAGCCAGGATTTCGATAAGGAAAATTCAATTATCTTTATGCCCCAGGCAGATGGCCCCTGCAGGTTCGGACAATATCAGAACCTCCAGCGAATGATCCTGGATGAGTTAGGTTACAGGGATGTTTCCATCTGTTCTCCTCATTCTAAGGACTCCTATGACCAGATTTTGAATCTGGATGATCGTTTCAAACGAACTGCCTGGAGAGGCTTAGTTGCAGTTGACCTTCTGAATAAGCTTTTATGGAAGACCAGACCTTATGAGATAAATCCCGGGGACAGCGAAAAAGCTTATTGGGAGTGTCTGAACAAAACCTGTTCTGCGATTGAGAAAAAAGGGGATCTGGAGAAGCTCACGCAAAATATCCACGAAATCTTTGCTAAGGTCAAAACTTCAAGCGATGGTAAGAAGCCGTTGATCGGTGTAGTCGGGGAGATATACATCCGAACAAACAGGTTTTCCAATCATGATTTAGTCAAAAAGATTGAGAAATTGGGGGGGGAGGTAAGGGTGGCTCCGATGGCAGAGTGGTTTTTTTATACTAATTTTATGTATAAAAAGAAAACCCTGTCAGAAAAAAAATATGGAGAGTATCTCAAAGCCTTTTTAAAAGACCGGGTGCAGAGAAAAGACGAGGAATTTTTCTATGAAAACCTGAGGGGGGTTTTGGAAGGGGAGCATGAGCTTCCAGTAGAGAAAATCTTAGAGCTTGCCAGCCCTTACCTGCACTACTCCTTTGGAGGAGAAGCCATCCTCTCGGTCGGGAAGTCAATTGATTTCATTAAAAAAGGTTTCTGCGGGGTAATAAACACGATGCCCTTTACCTGTATGCCCGGAACGGTAGTCTCCGCCATATCCAAGAAGATTCGCGAAGAATATCACAACTTCCCCTGGCTGGATATCGCTTATGAAGGATTGGAGGACGTAAGCGAGCTAACCCGCCTGGAAGCTTTTATGTATCAAGCGAAAGAAATGCTAAAAAAAAGTAAGACGTGA
- a CDS encoding DUF885 domain-containing protein, giving the protein MNKKFQALVEQILEYRWKENPVEATYSGVHKYDGQFENFSPASRKNYHQKLTQYAKRLKRFYSKKEKLSEDELLDLKVLHSSLETEVKYEKEYQRHLRDASFFPGFVLSGCNVLIFRDFASPDQRGKSLLQRLKLIPAFLKQGEKNLKKARKIPRLWTEIGMETALKGKLFFKSTLPEFAGKVPQLKNSILKATQEAEKSFDSYYDFLKEKILPVSKGDFAAGKKLFDYLLANHHQLPYDSNDLVKIGERVIRETLAELEKISKRIDPGKDWTKIVSEIRKSHPTKENLLSFYQEQMQKSHNYLKDRELVTLPENEKLEVVESPVFVRHLIPYAAYMSPAPLEKNQKGFYWVTPVDPSLPAEKQEEQLQGHNIHKSVVTTLHEGYPGHHMQLVLANRVDSKVRRLFGTNVFVEGWALYCEEMMYEQGYYTDIRTRLFQLKDQLWRGCRVVIDVKLHTKKMTFDQAVDMLVNVAKLERVNAIAEVKRYSQDPTQPMSYAIGKLEILKLRDDYKKLKGEKFNQKEFHDKLLSYGSIPVKLIRERMLA; this is encoded by the coding sequence ATGAACAAGAAATTTCAAGCTTTAGTCGAACAAATTCTGGAGTACCGCTGGAAGGAAAATCCGGTTGAAGCTACTTATTCGGGAGTCCATAAATACGATGGTCAATTCGAAAACTTCTCACCAGCCTCCAGAAAGAATTATCATCAGAAATTAACCCAATACGCAAAAAGATTAAAGAGATTTTATTCCAAAAAAGAAAAACTTTCGGAGGATGAGCTTTTGGACCTTAAGGTCCTGCATTCCAGCTTAGAAACTGAGGTTAAATACGAAAAGGAGTACCAGAGACATTTAAGGGATGCCAGCTTCTTCCCTGGTTTTGTCCTTTCCGGCTGCAACGTCCTGATCTTCCGGGATTTTGCTTCGCCGGACCAAAGAGGAAAAAGTCTTTTGCAGAGGCTAAAGCTTATCCCCGCTTTCTTAAAACAGGGTGAAAAGAACCTTAAGAAAGCCAGAAAAATTCCCCGGCTCTGGACCGAGATCGGAATGGAAACGGCTTTGAAGGGAAAACTCTTTTTCAAATCCACTCTTCCGGAATTTGCTGGAAAAGTGCCTCAACTGAAAAACTCCATCTTAAAAGCAACCCAGGAGGCAGAGAAAAGCTTTGATTCATATTATGATTTCCTGAAAGAGAAGATTTTACCGGTGTCAAAAGGCGATTTTGCAGCCGGCAAAAAGCTCTTCGATTACCTTTTAGCTAACCATCATCAGCTTCCCTACGATTCGAATGATCTGGTTAAAATAGGTGAAAGAGTCATAAGAGAAACTCTGGCAGAGCTGGAGAAAATCTCCAAAAGAATAGACCCGGGTAAAGACTGGACCAAAATCGTTTCAGAGATTAGAAAATCTCATCCGACAAAAGAAAATCTCTTGAGCTTTTATCAAGAGCAGATGCAGAAAAGTCATAATTATCTGAAGGACAGAGAGCTGGTGACCTTGCCGGAGAATGAAAAGTTAGAGGTGGTCGAGTCTCCGGTATTTGTCAGGCATCTTATCCCTTATGCGGCTTATATGTCTCCTGCCCCTCTGGAGAAAAATCAAAAAGGTTTTTACTGGGTCACTCCGGTTGATCCAAGTCTTCCGGCTGAGAAGCAGGAGGAACAGCTTCAGGGGCATAATATACACAAGTCGGTCGTGACTACACTGCACGAAGGTTATCCAGGTCATCACATGCAATTGGTTTTAGCCAATCGCGTCGACTCCAAGGTCAGGCGGCTTTTCGGCACTAACGTGTTTGTTGAAGGCTGGGCATTGTACTGCGAGGAGATGATGTATGAGCAGGGTTATTACACTGACATCCGAACCAGGCTTTTTCAATTGAAAGACCAGCTCTGGAGAGGCTGCCGTGTCGTCATTGACGTGAAACTTCATACCAAAAAGATGACTTTTGACCAGGCGGTTGATATGTTAGTCAATGTGGCTAAGCTGGAAAGAGTAAATGCTATAGCTGAGGTTAAGAGATATTCACAAGATCCGACTCAACCGATGAGCTATGCGATAGGTAAATTAGAGATTCTGAAGTTGAGAGATGATTACAAAAAATTAAAAGGGGAGAAGTTCAACCAGAAAGAATTCCACGATAAACTTTTAAGCTACGGCTCTATCCCGGTTAAATTAATCCGGGAGAGGATGCTTGCCTGA
- a CDS encoding ATP-binding protein, whose product MSQYPWEDKKEDPARLLKAAIESRINELTELNRRLKKKIFDLHTVFELSRQLNSFLDLDSLLENTLLTCAQQLEARGAFISVQSSPYDKSLSFSKSKGIEMPDQWALLLDSNLANYLVTKNRPLLTREIIQELKFHPEELKSENQLKPEVVAPLVIKDNLRGILLLSEKVSGLPYKDDDLEFLSILVNQVAVAVENTLLYQSEKKVNSELNKTQQQLAQAEKLAALGQLSAAIAHEVNNPLGIIKNYLTILSQSMKKTDKSWSHLKVVKEEVDRIARIIKQLLDFYHPKAEARTLTDIGFLLEDTLAFVEEQFSKNKIQIAKKIASNLPMVEVFPDELRQVFLNLLMNSRDSMPKGGKIKISARMENDRLEIEFKDTGSGIEEKDLSRIFEPFYTTKDKGSGLGLWVSNEIIKRHGGEIRVKNREDRKGTCFNLILPTGDLR is encoded by the coding sequence ATGAGCCAATACCCCTGGGAGGATAAGAAAGAGGACCCGGCGAGGCTGCTCAAAGCCGCAATTGAGTCCAGAATTAACGAGCTTACCGAGCTGAACCGCAGGTTGAAAAAGAAAATTTTCGACCTGCACACGGTGTTTGAACTCAGCCGGCAGTTGAATTCTTTTTTGGACCTGGATTCTCTGCTGGAGAATACTCTTCTTACCTGTGCTCAGCAATTAGAAGCCAGAGGGGCATTCATTTCAGTTCAAAGCTCCCCCTATGATAAATCGCTTTCTTTTTCAAAATCCAAAGGAATAGAGATGCCAGATCAGTGGGCCCTCTTGCTTGACTCTAATCTGGCAAATTACCTGGTGACCAAGAATAGACCACTCTTAACGAGAGAGATAATACAGGAACTTAAGTTTCATCCGGAAGAGTTAAAGTCAGAGAATCAGCTAAAACCTGAGGTAGTGGCACCGCTGGTAATAAAAGATAATCTAAGAGGCATTCTCCTGCTTTCAGAAAAGGTCTCGGGCCTTCCCTATAAAGATGACGATCTGGAATTCCTCTCCATACTGGTCAATCAGGTAGCAGTGGCAGTGGAGAATACGCTTCTTTATCAAAGCGAAAAAAAGGTAAACTCAGAACTTAATAAAACCCAGCAACAGTTAGCTCAGGCAGAGAAATTAGCGGCCCTGGGTCAGCTTTCAGCCGCAATAGCGCATGAGGTTAATAATCCCCTGGGAATAATCAAGAACTATCTGACGATCCTTTCCCAGTCCATGAAGAAGACTGACAAATCCTGGTCTCACTTGAAAGTAGTCAAAGAGGAGGTAGATCGTATAGCCCGCATTATCAAACAGCTTCTGGATTTCTACCATCCTAAAGCTGAGGCCAGGACCCTGACCGACATCGGTTTTCTTTTAGAAGACACCCTGGCTTTCGTAGAAGAGCAGTTTTCCAAGAATAAAATTCAGATTGCGAAAAAAATCGCTTCAAACCTGCCAATGGTAGAAGTTTTTCCGGATGAGTTAAGGCAGGTTTTCTTAAATCTTTTGATGAATTCCAGGGACTCTATGCCCAAAGGCGGAAAGATAAAAATCTCTGCCCGGATGGAGAATGACAGGCTGGAAATAGAATTCAAGGACACAGGCTCAGGGATCGAGGAAAAAGACCTTTCCCGAATCTTCGAGCCCTTTTACACCACCAAAGATAAAGGTTCAGGATTAGGGCTCTGGGTCTCCAATGAGATAATCAAAAGGCACGGGGGTGAGATAAGGGTCAAAAATAGAGAGGATAGAAAAGGAACCTGCTTTAACCTGATTTTGCCCACGGGAGACCTGAGATGA
- a CDS encoding response regulator codes for MKRKIQEKILVADDELRMCESLKTLLSNSGYEVETVQDGEEAIRLINENNFDLILADIKMPKVNGVDILRKAKSKDKDNLVILMTGYGSLDTAIQAIEEGAYDYFLKPIEFQDLERAIKRGLEKRKVDSERKRLLEELKNANEELKKRVDELNALYQAGRALSSTDTLEDLLANILSLATKVIGAKTGSIMLLDPDSKNLSIKAAIGLDKEIIMNTRLESGKGVSGYVAEKGQPLLVEDIEKDPRFKRISREKYETKSLICSPLKVKEKILGVINLNNKVSGEVFNAEDLKLISTFASQAAIAIDDVYNIEQSRKKIAQLSVLHQIASRLSTLDDFEELSGFIFEQLKKIMPLDFSFWFDWDERNQKIRLSVIQGLEKATRDKASGLEIPILDLDIFDRDKLCEKIKKRLTDEGVIPQKSFFCSFPILAEGAFHGILSAGNLKNLPLSREEEEIISIVGSQAASIYERQRAILNATRLLTMGNMMSEITHDLKKPLTSLKGVIQLLKEGKGEEKKEELLEILDREIQRASELVRELVDFSNPGKYQTEKKSILSPLEKSLKLLKTDIEKNRIKLIKTYPDSLPPLYINENELLEVFINVLLNAIESMPGGGELKVELSRHYDPEKQDSFLEVCISDQGVGIAKDNLNRIFERYYTTKEGGSGLGLSIVERIVKAHNGFLKLESRLNKGTRFFLYLPCSW; via the coding sequence ATGAAAAGGAAAATCCAGGAAAAAATTTTAGTGGCGGATGATGAGCTGAGGATGTGTGAAAGCCTGAAGACTCTTCTGTCTAACTCCGGATATGAGGTGGAAACGGTGCAGGATGGGGAGGAAGCTATACGGCTAATAAATGAAAATAATTTTGACCTGATATTAGCTGATATAAAAATGCCGAAGGTGAACGGTGTAGATATCTTAAGGAAAGCTAAGTCAAAGGATAAGGACAACTTAGTTATCCTGATGACCGGCTATGGTTCTCTGGACACGGCCATTCAAGCGATAGAGGAAGGGGCATATGATTATTTTCTCAAGCCGATCGAGTTTCAGGATTTGGAAAGGGCGATCAAAAGAGGCCTGGAAAAAAGAAAAGTTGATTCAGAAAGAAAAAGGCTTTTGGAAGAGTTAAAAAATGCCAATGAGGAGCTTAAAAAAAGGGTAGATGAACTAAATGCCCTGTATCAGGCGGGAAGAGCCTTGAGCTCTACTGATACCCTGGAAGACCTGTTAGCCAATATCCTTTCTTTAGCCACTAAGGTCATAGGGGCAAAAACTGGCTCGATAATGTTACTGGACCCTGATTCAAAGAATCTATCCATAAAGGCAGCAATCGGACTGGATAAAGAGATTATAATGAATACCAGACTGGAGTCAGGCAAAGGGGTATCCGGCTACGTGGCAGAAAAGGGGCAGCCACTTTTAGTTGAGGATATAGAAAAAGATCCCCGTTTCAAAAGAATATCCAGGGAAAAATATGAAACCAAGTCCTTGATCTGCTCGCCGTTGAAAGTCAAAGAAAAGATTTTAGGGGTTATCAACTTGAATAATAAGGTTTCAGGAGAGGTTTTTAATGCCGAGGATCTTAAACTGATTTCCACCTTTGCTTCCCAGGCGGCAATAGCCATCGATGATGTCTATAATATAGAGCAGAGCAGAAAAAAGATTGCTCAGCTTTCGGTCCTGCATCAGATAGCTTCTCGTCTTTCAACCTTAGATGATTTCGAAGAGCTTTCAGGTTTCATTTTCGAACAGCTTAAAAAGATTATGCCCCTGGATTTTTCATTCTGGTTTGACTGGGACGAAAGAAATCAAAAGATAAGGCTTTCAGTAATACAGGGGCTGGAAAAAGCAACCAGGGATAAAGCCTCAGGGCTGGAGATCCCTATTCTGGATCTGGACATATTTGATCGGGATAAGCTCTGTGAGAAAATTAAGAAGAGGCTAACTGATGAAGGCGTCATTCCCCAGAAAAGCTTCTTTTGCTCTTTCCCTATTCTGGCAGAAGGGGCTTTTCACGGAATACTCAGTGCTGGGAATCTCAAAAATCTACCTTTGTCCAGGGAGGAGGAGGAGATCATCTCCATAGTGGGTTCCCAGGCGGCATCCATCTACGAAAGGCAGAGAGCGATACTGAATGCTACCAGGCTCCTGACCATGGGAAATATGATGTCCGAGATAACTCATGACCTGAAAAAACCACTGACCAGTTTGAAGGGGGTAATTCAACTTCTGAAAGAGGGAAAAGGGGAGGAGAAAAAAGAAGAGCTTTTAGAGATACTGGATAGGGAGATACAAAGGGCAAGCGAGCTGGTAAGAGAGCTGGTCGATTTCTCCAATCCTGGCAAATATCAAACCGAGAAAAAATCGATCCTTTCACCACTGGAAAAGAGTCTAAAATTACTGAAGACGGATATAGAGAAGAACCGGATTAAGTTGATTAAGACATACCCGGATAGCCTTCCACCGCTTTATATTAACGAAAACGAGCTTTTAGAGGTATTTATAAACGTCCTTTTAAATGCCATCGAGAGTATGCCCGGAGGGGGAGAGTTGAAAGTGGAATTGAGCAGACATTATGACCCTGAGAAGCAGGACAGTTTTCTGGAAGTCTGCATTTCTGACCAGGGAGTGGGGATTGCTAAAGATAATCTTAACCGGATTTTTGAGCGTTACTATACGACCAAGGAGGGTGGCTCAGGTTTAGGGCTATCCATAGTCGAGAGGATCGTCAAAGCCCACAATGGATTTTTGAAACTGGAAAGCCGGTTAAATAAAGGAACGAGGTTTTTCCTTTATCTTCCCTGCAGTTGGTGA